In the genome of Abyssalbus ytuae, the window ATTAGGCAATATTACTTAATTTTACCAATCATGAAAAAAATTACAATTGCCATAGACGGGTTCTCCTCAACCGGAAAAAGTACCATAGCAAAACAGCTTGCCCAAAAACTAGGTTATGTATATGTGGATACGGGGGCAATGTACAGGGCCGTTACTCTTTATGCACTTCAACATAAATACATAAATAATGGAGAAGATAACAGTGAGGGGCTTATTAACCATTTAGATAAAATTTATGTAGAATTTAAATTTAATCATGAGTTGGGTTTTGCTGAAATGTATCTTAACGGGAAAAATGTAGAAAAAGAAATCAGGACTCTGCAAGTGTCAAATTTTGTCAGTAAAATTTCAGCAATACCGGAGGTAAGAAAAAAATTAGTCCAATTACAAAAAGAAATGGGTAAAAATAAAGGTATTGTGATGGATGGCAGGGATATAGGTACTGTAGTTTTTCCTGATGCCGAATTAAAACTGTTTATGACCGCCTCTCCCGAGCACAGGGCAATGAGAAGGTACAAGGAGTTGATTGACAGGAGAGAAGATGTCAAATATGAAGAAGTCCTGAATAATGTGCAAAACCGTGATTATTTAGATGCTAACAGGGAAATTTCACCTTTAAAAA includes:
- the cmk gene encoding (d)CMP kinase — translated: MKKITIAIDGFSSTGKSTIAKQLAQKLGYVYVDTGAMYRAVTLYALQHKYINNGEDNSEGLINHLDKIYVEFKFNHELGFAEMYLNGKNVEKEIRTLQVSNFVSKISAIPEVRKKLVQLQKEMGKNKGIVMDGRDIGTVVFPDAELKLFMTASPEHRAMRRYKELIDRREDVKYEEVLNNVQNRDYLDANREISPLKKAEDAIEFDNSDMGLEEQFERIYNFAIRVINEK